The Streptomyces sp. NBC_00659 genomic interval GCTGCAGGCCTTCAACGGAACCATGGCCCTGACGGCCCTCCTCCTGTCCGCCGTCATCACCGAGCAGCGCAACACCAGACGCTCCGTGGAACGGGCCTGCCAGGAACTGGTGGAGGTCCTCGAACATCTGACCGCCGGGAATCCCACCCCCAGACCGCCTCCCCTGGAGGAGGACGGACACACCTGACGGCGGCACGGTTCCGCCGCCCGGCCCGGTGCCGCCGCCCCGCCCGGTGGGGAAAGATGAGACCACCAGTGAAGAACCACCGATGCGGAGGTGCGGGCACATGCAGCACGAGCGAGCGGGCCGTCCGGCCGGCCCCGAGGATCTCGTCGACGTGGCCCGGTTGGTCACCGCGTACTACGCGCTCCACCCCGACCCGGGCGAACCCGGCCAGCGCGTCTCCTTCGGTACGTCCGGACACCGCGGTTCGTCCCTGGCGACCGCGTTCAACGAGGACCACATCGCCGCGACGAGCCAGGCCATCTGCGAGTACCGCGACGGCCGGGGCATCGACGGCCCGCTCTTCCTGGGTGCCGACAGCCACGCGCTCTCGGAACCCGCGAAGGTCACCGCCCTGGAGGTGTTCGCGGCCAACGACGTGTCCGTACTCCTCGACAGCGCGGACGGCTACACGCCCACCCCTGCGGTGTCGCACGCCATCCTCGCCCACAACCGCGGACGGTCCTCGGGCCTCGCGGACGGTGTGGTGGTGACCCCGTCCCACAATCCGCCGGCGGACGGCGGCTTCAAGTACAACCCGCCGAACGGCGGCCCGGCGGGCTCCGAGGCGACCTCCTGGATCCAGGACCGGGCCAACGAACTCATCAGGGACGGCCTCAAGGACGTACGGCGCGTCCCCTACGCCCGGGCGCTCGCCGCTCCCGGCACCGGCCGTCACGACTTCCTCGGCACCTACGTGGCCGATCTGCCGCAGGTGCTGGACCTGGACGCGATCCGGGCGGCCGGGGTCCGCATCGGCGCCGACCCGCTGGGCGGGGCCTCGGTCGCCTACTGGGGGCGCATCGCCGAACAGCACGCGCTGGACCTGACCGTGGTCAACCCGCTCACCGACCCCACCTGGCGGTTCATGACGCTGGACTGGGACGGGAAGATCCGGATGGACTGCTCCTCGCCGTACGCGATGGCCTCGCTCATCGAGCGGCGCGACCGTTTCCAGATCTCCACGGGCAACGACGCCGACGCCGACCGCCACGGGATCGTCACCCCCGACGGCGGGCTCATGAACCCCAACCACTATCTCGCCGCCGCCATCGCCTACCTCTACTCCCACCGCGAGCGCTGGCCCGCCGGTACGGGGATCGGCAAGACCCTGGTGTCCTCCGGAATGATCGACCGGGTCGCCGCCGATCTCGGCCGCCGGCTGGTCGAGGTGCCCGTCGGATTCAAATGGTTCGTGGACGGGCTGGTCGACGGCTCCCTCGGATTCGGCGGCGAGGAGTCGGCGGGCGCCTCCTTCCTGCGCCGCGACGGCTCGGTGTGGACCACGGACAAGGACGGCATCATCCTGGCCCTGCTCGCCTCGGAGATCACGGGAGTCACCGGGAAGACGCCCTCCGAGCACTACGCCGGACTCACTTCCCGGTTCGGGGAGCCCGCCTACGAGCGCATCGACGCCCCGGCGTCGCGCGAGGAGAAGGCCCTCCTCGCCAAGCTGTCGCCCGCGCAGATCACGACCGACGCGCTCGCCGGGGAGTCCGTCACCGCGGTCCTCACCGAGGCACCGGGCAACGGCGCGCCCATCGGCGGCATCAAGGTGACCACCGAGAGCGCCTGGTTCGCGGCCCGTCCGTCGGGCACCGAGGACGTCTACAAGATCTACGCGGAGTCGTTCCTCGGTGCCGATCACCTGCGCCGGGTGCAGGACGAGGCGAAGGCGGTGGTCTCGGCGGCCCTTTCCGGCTGACACCACGCTTCGGGCCGCAGGCGCCGTGGTCACCGCGACACGGCGCCGTCAGCCGTACATCGCCACCCGGAAGAGAGCCGCGAGGGCCTCGTCGATGGGATGGGGCTGCGGCAGGCCGGAGGAATCGAGCCTGTTCCAGCGCTGTGTGTTCACCGCGACCGCGAGCTGCCGCCCGCCGTCGGCACGCGTCATGGCCAGCGCCCCACCACCCCAGACCGTGCCGCCGTGGCCCCAGAAGGTGGCCCGGCCGGGACCCTCCATCGGATGCAGGCCGAGGCCGTACTCGATCGTCCTGAGCTCCTGGGACACGACCGGGACCGTACGGCGCATCTCCTCCAGCGACGACGGGCTGACGATCTCCCCGGCCAGCAGCAGGCCGTAGAAGCGGTTGAGGTCCGAGAGGGTCGATATCAGCGACGCCGACGGCCCCACCCAGGACATGTCGAACACGCTGTAGTCGCGGGGCGGGTCGATCATGCCGAACCACGCCTCGTAGAGCTGTGAGTGCGGCCCGTCGACGTGGGGCCCCGAAGGGAGTCCGGTGTCCCGGAGCCCCGCGCGCTCGATGACGTTCTCGGTGATGCAGCGCTCGGCCGAGGCGCCGGTCACCTGTTCCAGGAGCTGGGCGAGGAGCAGGTAGTTGGTGTTGGAGTACACCCCCGGGGTGCCGCCGGGGGAGCCGAACGCCGGCGCCGTGACCCCCATCGCGATCAGCTCGACGGGATCGAATCGCGTGAACCGGTGGTCGTCCAGGCTCTGGGGCCCGGTGTCCGCGATGGCGGGGTACGCCTTGAGCGAGGGGTAGGCGTACGGGAGGTACTCGGCGAGGCCGCTGGTGTGGTTGAGCAGCATCCGGACCGTGATGGCTTCGCCGCGTCCGCCGGGAACCAGCGCCGGAAGGTAGCGGCCGATCGGAGTGTCGAGACCGATCAGGCCCGCCTCGACCTGCTGCAGCACCGCGGCGGCGGTGAAGGTCTTGGTGATGCTGCCGACCCGGTGCCGCATGCCGGCGGTGACGGGGCGGCCGGTGGTGACATCGGCGACCCCGGCCGCGCCGCGCCAGACCTGGTCGCCGTCCCGCACCTCGGCGAACAGGCCCGGCACGCCGGCGCGGTGGACGTTCTCGACGGCCGCTTCCAGCGCCGCGGGATCCAGTGGGTTCTTCACGTCATGCGTCCTTTCGGCTTCCCCGGGCCGAGCTCCGCTTCGGGCGCCCGACCCCGGACAACAGGGCACGAGTGGTCTGCCGGCCCGACTCGTCGAGGTGCGCGGCAGGTCCCTGTCCTCATTATGCACGCGGTGCGTGCAACGCCAAGTGCAACACCAAGTGCGAAGGCGAGTGCAGAAGCGAGTGCATAGGCTAGGCTGAAAGGCGGCGAGAGGAGCGGGATGGCAGGCCGAAGGCGTTGGTCGACCGAAGAGATCCTGGACGTGGCCGCCGAGCTGCTGCGCACGAGCGACCCGGACTCGTTCAGCGTGCGCAAGCTGGCCGCGGCCCTCGGGACCGATTCCTCCAGCCTCTACCGGCACTTCCGCAGCAAGACCGAACTGCTGCGCGCGGTCGCCGACCGGATTCTCCTGACCGCCATGGACGGCTACCGCGCGGAAGGCGACTGGCGGCAGCGCATCACGGCCCTGGCGTTCCAGGTGAGGGACGCCTTCGGCCGGCAGCCCCAGCTCGCCGCGGTCTGGGGGCGGTACGCGTCGAGCGGCACCGGTTCCCGGCTGGTCATGGAGGAGGCGCTGCAGGCGCTGCGCGCGTCGGGACTGCCCGACGAACAGATCCCGGCCCGCTACCACCGGATCGCGGTCCTCGTCTCCGCGCTGATCGCATCCGAGGCGGGGGTCGGCACGGTGAGCCCCGAAGAGCGTGAACAGGGCCTGGAGCTGTTCCGCGTGGCGGTGCTCGGCGCCGACCCCGAACGCTTCCCGGCCCTGGCCCACTTCGCCCGTGACATCCGCCCGCTCGGGATGGACCGCCGCGCCGCGTTCGAGGAGATCCTCACCGCCCAGCTCGACCAGATCGAAGCCGCGGTCCGTTCGGTCCGGCCGCCCGGTCCGTAGGGGCCGGCCGGCGACTGAACCGCTGCGGGTGCGACGGGTGCCCCCTGGCGTTTCGACGGCATGATGGCCCGTATGCACATCCGTATCGACGCCGACGACCTGCCCGGCCTCACCTGCCCGGCCCCCGAAGGCCGCGGCACCGTCGCGGCGTACGACAACATCCACGTGGCGGTGCAACGCCGTGACCGTCCGGCCGAACTGCTCGATCCCCAGCCCGGCGACGGCGCCCTCGCGACCTGGACTCTCCCCTGCACGGCCGCGCCCTCGCCGACGGGGATCGAACTGAAGGGCCCCTATGTACAGGACCGCCTGGGGCACCGGTTCATCTATCTGTCGTGGGGCACGGTCGACGGGGCGGGTGTCTTCAGCATGTTCCGTCGCGCCAAACTCATGCTCGACGCCGTCCCCGCGGATGTACTCGACGCGGCCGCGCGCGAGGGCCTCCTCGTCGGGCGGCTGGGGCTGACCGACGCGCTCGGAAACCCGCGGTGCGCCCGCGTCGTGCCGCCGGACATCGAGTGGACGGCCGAATCCGCCCCGTAATCCCTGCGCGCACCCGAGGCGATGGCGGCCCCGACGGTGCCCGGCGACACCCTCCGAGTTAGAACCTATAACGAAAGCTCTTGACGCTCACGTCCATGAGTTATAGCTTCTAACTAAAGCGATAGCGAATAACTCGCGCGGAGCGCAGTGGAGGTCGTCATGAACGCCGAAGGGCTCGTCGAGGTCGTCCTGCCGGGCAAGGTGGAGCCGGAAGGGCTGGAGATCCGGCACGGCGCCGTGCCCGTCCCGGGCCCCGGTCAGGTCGTCGTACGGATGGAGGCGACCGGCGTCTCCTTCGCCGAACAGCAGATGCGCCGCGGGCGGTACTACGACCAGCCGCCCTTCCCCTTCGTTCCCGGCTACGACCTGGTCGGCACGGTTCTGACCACCGGCCACGGGGTCGACCCGGGCCTGACCGGCACCCGGGTCGCCGCGCTGGTCAAGGTGGGCGGCTGGGCCAGCCATGTGCGGGTGGAGGCGGCCGATGTCGTACCGGTGCCCGACGGCGTCGGGGCGGCGGAGGCGGAGACCGTGGTCGTCAACGGCGTCACGGCCTGGCAGATGCTGCACCGCAAGGCACGGATCGGCGCGGGCCGGACCGTCCTCGTGCACGGCGCCAACGGCGGCGTCGGTTCGGTCCTGGTCCAGCTCGCGCGCGCCGCCGGCGCCAAGGTGATCGGTACGGCCTCGGCACGTCACCACGACTCCCTGCGCGAACAGGGCGTCATCCCCGTCGACTATCGCACCGAGGACGTCGCGGCGCGCGTACGCGAACTCGCCCCCGGCGGGGTCGACGCCGTGTTCGACCACGTCGGAGGCCGCAGCGCCGTCGACTCGTGGCACCTGCTGGCTCCCGGCGGCACACTCGTCTCCTACGGCAGCGCCTCCACCCGGGACGACACGGGGTCCAAGCAGTGGCCCGTGCTCAAGCTGCTCGGCCGTGTCTGGCTGTGGAACGCCCTGCCCAACGGCCGTCACGCGTACTTCTTCAACATCTGGGCAGGGCGGGCCCTGTCCCGGAACCGGTTCCGGGCCCGGCTGCGCGCCGACCTCACCCAGGTCTTCGGCGCCCTCCAGCGCGGTGACGTCACCGCCCGGATCGCCGCCCAGCTGCCGCTGAGCGAGGCTGCCGAGGCGCTGCGACTGGCCGAGTCCGGCACCGTCGCCGGAAAGGTCGTCCTCAATCCGTAGCCCGGGACCGCCGCCCGGTGTCGCGGCGGCTGTCGGGCAGGCCTCAGGGCCGCTCCTCCACGGCCATCTCGCCCAGGAGGGACCAGTCGTCCTGGGGGACCTTCATGTTCACGATGCGCGGTGTCGTGGTCAGGTGCCGAGGCAGGGCCTGCTGGGCGGCCTTGAAGTGCGCGGACTGGACGTGGGACGCCCCGGCCTCGTCGTCCCGGAAGGCCTCGACCAGGACGTACTCCGTCGGATCGTCGAGGCTCCGGGACCAGTCGAACCACAGGCAGCCGGGCTCGGCCCGGGTGGCCGCCGTGAAGTCGGCCGTGATCTCCGGCCATTTCTCCGCGTCCTCGGGGCGGACGCTGAACTTGACGGTGATGAAGATCATGAGGGCTCCTCGGATCGGTGTCGAGCCATTCTGTGCCGCCCCCGCCAGGCGAACACCAGGGGCCTGTAGGCCGATCGGGGGAACCTCCCCGCGCCGAGGCGCAGCGAGCCCGGACGGACCGTCATGTGGCGGCCCGTTCCCCGGTTTCTCCGGGGGTCTCGGCTTCGGGCCGTGCGTCGGTGAGTTCGGGCTCCAGGCCTTCGCCGATGTCGGCGGGGGGCCTGCCCGTGTCGGCCCGCCAGGCCTCGAACGCCCAGGCGGTGAGGGTGACGACGGCCAGACCGAGCAGCCAGCCGCCCAGTACATCGCTGAACCAGTGAACGCCCAGCGCGACGCGGGTGAAGCCGACGCCGAGGACCGAGAGCACGGCGGCACTCCAGCACAGCGCGCGCAGGGAGCGCGGCACCATGGGCAGCAGGACCAGCAGCAGGACGGCGAACGAGGTGGTGGCGGTCATCGCGTGGCCCGACGGGAAGGAGAACCCGGGCGCCCGTGCCACCGGATCCTCCAGCGACGGACGTGCCCGCTCGACGACCGTCTTCACCAGGAGCCCGATGAACCCGCCGGCCACCGCTGTCACCGCGGCCCACGCTGCCAGACGCCAGGCCCGGCGGTACACCAGCCAGACGGTCAGCAGTGCGACAGCCGTGCGCAAGGTGACCGGATCCCAGACCCGGTCGGAGAGGAAACGCAGTGTGCTCGTCCAGGCGGGATGCTCCAGGGCGATCTCGTGCAGCCGGCGGGCGGCGCCGGCGTCGAGCCGGCGCAGGGGTTGCCACCGGCCCTCGACCAGGACGAGGAGCAGGCCGAACGGCACCGCCGTGATCGCGGCCACCGCGGCCGAGCCGAGCAGCCGGGCGCCGAACCGCCGGTCGGCCGCCCGGCGGCGGTCCCTCAGGTTCCGGACCGTGGCGCGCGCCGCCATTCAGACTCCCGGATCGGGTTGGACCGGACCGGGGCGCCGCGCGCGGGAGGCCTCCAGCTGGGCGGCGAAGGACAGTCCGAGGAACAGGGCGATCGAGGTCAGATAGGCCCACAGCAGCAGCGACATGAAGGCGCTGAGAGGGCCGTAGACCGTGTCGAAGGTGCCGCTGAACCCGAGATAGAGGCTCAACAGCCAGGTCAGTGCCGTCCACAGTACGAGGTAGACGGCCGCCCCGAAGGCCAGCC includes:
- a CDS encoding TetR/AcrR family transcriptional regulator, which gives rise to MAGRRRWSTEEILDVAAELLRTSDPDSFSVRKLAAALGTDSSSLYRHFRSKTELLRAVADRILLTAMDGYRAEGDWRQRITALAFQVRDAFGRQPQLAAVWGRYASSGTGSRLVMEEALQALRASGLPDEQIPARYHRIAVLVSALIASEAGVGTVSPEEREQGLELFRVAVLGADPERFPALAHFARDIRPLGMDRRAAFEEILTAQLDQIEAAVRSVRPPGP
- a CDS encoding serine hydrolase domain-containing protein, whose amino-acid sequence is MKNPLDPAALEAAVENVHRAGVPGLFAEVRDGDQVWRGAAGVADVTTGRPVTAGMRHRVGSITKTFTAAAVLQQVEAGLIGLDTPIGRYLPALVPGGRGEAITVRMLLNHTSGLAEYLPYAYPSLKAYPAIADTGPQSLDDHRFTRFDPVELIAMGVTAPAFGSPGGTPGVYSNTNYLLLAQLLEQVTGASAERCITENVIERAGLRDTGLPSGPHVDGPHSQLYEAWFGMIDPPRDYSVFDMSWVGPSASLISTLSDLNRFYGLLLAGEIVSPSSLEEMRRTVPVVSQELRTIEYGLGLHPMEGPGRATFWGHGGTVWGGGALAMTRADGGRQLAVAVNTQRWNRLDSSGLPQPHPIDEALAALFRVAMYG
- a CDS encoding phosphatase PAP2 family protein encodes the protein MAARATVRNLRDRRRAADRRFGARLLGSAAVAAITAVPFGLLLVLVEGRWQPLRRLDAGAARRLHEIALEHPAWTSTLRFLSDRVWDPVTLRTAVALLTVWLVYRRAWRLAAWAAVTAVAGGFIGLLVKTVVERARPSLEDPVARAPGFSFPSGHAMTATTSFAVLLLVLLPMVPRSLRALCWSAAVLSVLGVGFTRVALGVHWFSDVLGGWLLGLAVVTLTAWAFEAWRADTGRPPADIGEGLEPELTDARPEAETPGETGERAAT
- the pgm gene encoding phosphoglucomutase (alpha-D-glucose-1,6-bisphosphate-dependent); translated protein: MQHERAGRPAGPEDLVDVARLVTAYYALHPDPGEPGQRVSFGTSGHRGSSLATAFNEDHIAATSQAICEYRDGRGIDGPLFLGADSHALSEPAKVTALEVFAANDVSVLLDSADGYTPTPAVSHAILAHNRGRSSGLADGVVVTPSHNPPADGGFKYNPPNGGPAGSEATSWIQDRANELIRDGLKDVRRVPYARALAAPGTGRHDFLGTYVADLPQVLDLDAIRAAGVRIGADPLGGASVAYWGRIAEQHALDLTVVNPLTDPTWRFMTLDWDGKIRMDCSSPYAMASLIERRDRFQISTGNDADADRHGIVTPDGGLMNPNHYLAAAIAYLYSHRERWPAGTGIGKTLVSSGMIDRVAADLGRRLVEVPVGFKWFVDGLVDGSLGFGGEESAGASFLRRDGSVWTTDKDGIILALLASEITGVTGKTPSEHYAGLTSRFGEPAYERIDAPASREEKALLAKLSPAQITTDALAGESVTAVLTEAPGNGAPIGGIKVTTESAWFAARPSGTEDVYKIYAESFLGADHLRRVQDEAKAVVSAALSG
- a CDS encoding DUF5990 family protein; its protein translation is MHIRIDADDLPGLTCPAPEGRGTVAAYDNIHVAVQRRDRPAELLDPQPGDGALATWTLPCTAAPSPTGIELKGPYVQDRLGHRFIYLSWGTVDGAGVFSMFRRAKLMLDAVPADVLDAAAREGLLVGRLGLTDALGNPRCARVVPPDIEWTAESAP
- a CDS encoding putative quinol monooxygenase, which gives rise to MIFITVKFSVRPEDAEKWPEITADFTAATRAEPGCLWFDWSRSLDDPTEYVLVEAFRDDEAGASHVQSAHFKAAQQALPRHLTTTPRIVNMKVPQDDWSLLGEMAVEERP
- a CDS encoding medium chain dehydrogenase/reductase family protein, encoding MNAEGLVEVVLPGKVEPEGLEIRHGAVPVPGPGQVVVRMEATGVSFAEQQMRRGRYYDQPPFPFVPGYDLVGTVLTTGHGVDPGLTGTRVAALVKVGGWASHVRVEAADVVPVPDGVGAAEAETVVVNGVTAWQMLHRKARIGAGRTVLVHGANGGVGSVLVQLARAAGAKVIGTASARHHDSLREQGVIPVDYRTEDVAARVRELAPGGVDAVFDHVGGRSAVDSWHLLAPGGTLVSYGSASTRDDTGSKQWPVLKLLGRVWLWNALPNGRHAYFFNIWAGRALSRNRFRARLRADLTQVFGALQRGDVTARIAAQLPLSEAAEALRLAESGTVAGKVVLNP